Proteins encoded together in one Bradyrhizobium sp. PSBB068 window:
- a CDS encoding DEAD/DEAH box helicase produces the protein MSFSNLGLSDKVLAAVAATGYTTPTPIQEQAIPHVLARRDVLGIAQTGTGKTAAFVLPMLTLLEKGRARARMPRTLILEPTRELAAQVKEQFDKYGAGQKLNVALLIGGVSFGDQDSKLMRGVDVLIATPGRLLDHTERGGLLLTGVELLVIDEADRMLDMGFIPDIERICKLVPFTRQTLFFTATMPPEISRITEAFLHNPARIEVSKPATTAVTVTQLQVPAGREAHDKREILRRLLRDAKDLNNAIIFCNRKREVAVLHKSLQKHGFSVGALHGDMDQSARTAALDQFRKGEIPLLVASDVAARGLDIPAVSHVFNFDVPHHPDDYVHRIGRTGRAGRTGTAISIVTSLDSKSMAAIEKLIGQPIPRAEGDYTVHSEASDEDAAPRRSRSREGSRDGARGGRKPRREREPRHGEREPRHDQEPRQERAAKPEREPRHGRGTSPQAAPSHVPSIGRAEPRRPQHEVDHEPADHSHLPAFLLRPVRARA, from the coding sequence ATGTCTTTTTCCAATCTAGGCCTGTCCGATAAGGTCCTCGCCGCAGTTGCGGCCACCGGTTACACCACCCCCACTCCCATCCAGGAACAGGCAATCCCGCACGTCCTCGCCCGGCGCGACGTCCTCGGCATTGCCCAGACCGGCACCGGCAAGACAGCTGCCTTCGTTCTACCGATGCTCACCCTCCTCGAGAAAGGCCGCGCCCGGGCACGGATGCCGCGCACGCTGATCCTCGAGCCGACCCGCGAGCTTGCCGCGCAGGTGAAGGAGCAGTTTGACAAATACGGCGCTGGTCAGAAATTGAACGTGGCGCTGCTGATCGGCGGCGTCTCGTTCGGCGACCAGGACTCCAAGCTGATGCGCGGCGTCGACGTCCTGATCGCAACGCCCGGCCGCCTGCTCGACCACACCGAACGCGGCGGATTGCTGCTCACCGGCGTCGAGCTGTTGGTGATCGACGAAGCCGACCGCATGCTCGACATGGGCTTCATCCCCGACATCGAACGCATCTGCAAGCTCGTCCCGTTCACGCGGCAAACGCTGTTTTTCACCGCGACGATGCCCCCGGAGATCAGCCGCATCACCGAGGCCTTCCTGCACAACCCGGCCCGGATCGAAGTCTCCAAACCCGCAACCACCGCCGTCACCGTGACGCAATTGCAGGTCCCGGCCGGTCGCGAAGCCCACGACAAGCGCGAAATCCTCCGCCGCCTGCTGCGCGACGCCAAGGATCTCAACAACGCGATTATCTTCTGCAATCGCAAGCGCGAAGTCGCCGTCCTTCACAAATCACTCCAGAAGCACGGCTTCAGTGTCGGCGCCTTGCACGGCGACATGGATCAGTCAGCTCGCACCGCGGCCCTCGACCAATTCCGCAAGGGCGAGATTCCGCTGCTCGTCGCTTCCGACGTCGCCGCCCGCGGTCTCGACATTCCCGCGGTGAGCCACGTCTTCAATTTCGACGTGCCGCACCACCCCGACGACTACGTCCACCGCATCGGCCGTACCGGCCGCGCCGGACGGACCGGTACCGCGATCTCCATCGTCACCTCGCTCGATAGCAAGTCGATGGCTGCGATCGAGAAGCTGATCGGCCAGCCGATCCCGCGCGCTGAAGGCGACTACACCGTTCACAGCGAGGCCTCCGACGAGGACGCCGCGCCCCGCCGCTCTCGCAGCCGCGAAGGTTCGCGCGACGGCGCCCGTGGCGGCCGCAAGCCGCGGCGTGAACGCGAGCCGCGTCACGGTGAGCGCGAGCCGCGTCACGACCAGGAGCCCCGCCAGGAGCGCGCAGCCAAGCCGGAGCGCGAACCGCGCCACGGACGCGGCACCTCGCCTCAGGCCGCGCCGTCGCATGTGCCGTCGATCGGCCGTGCCGAGCCGCGACGGCCGCAGCACGAGGTCGACCACGAGCCCGCCGATCATTCGCACCTGCCGGCCTTCCTGCTGCGACCTGTGCGCGCACGCGCTTAG
- a CDS encoding helix-turn-helix transcriptional regulator produces MADMGQTDDAADRRAIRHSPDRSEQPARIEKIISVEFARTALALRPVSAQPISCPATRALMQSEGSCTMRTKLEDSPHTPSTGPTRARSSDAVDEAAATELARRGSPATGNRGWTPLLEACLADFKDATEAGDTASIPALVKIIADLALIERGAIRPGSRRAQQALRVGRLSLARRLITRHLAKPALSPGMVADMLGVSVRYLHVLFETTGASFSQTVTAQRLSESRRLLSEKPPRPIADVALTCGFGSLATFYRIFSASEGLTPGEYRAAGL; encoded by the coding sequence ATGGCTGACATGGGGCAAACGGACGACGCGGCCGATCGTCGCGCGATCCGGCATTCTCCGGACCGAAGTGAACAGCCTGCGCGCATTGAGAAGATAATTTCCGTCGAGTTCGCCAGAACCGCGCTGGCGCTTCGCCCGGTCTCGGCACAGCCGATTTCATGCCCGGCGACGCGCGCTCTGATGCAGAGCGAGGGGTCATGCACGATGCGCACAAAGCTTGAGGACAGCCCACACACGCCATCCACGGGCCCGACTCGTGCGCGCAGCTCCGATGCCGTGGACGAGGCCGCAGCGACAGAACTGGCGCGTCGAGGTTCGCCGGCGACGGGCAATCGCGGCTGGACGCCGTTGCTCGAGGCCTGCCTCGCCGACTTCAAGGACGCGACGGAGGCCGGTGACACCGCAAGCATTCCTGCGCTGGTTAAGATCATCGCCGACCTTGCGCTGATCGAGCGCGGCGCGATCAGGCCGGGCAGCCGCCGCGCGCAACAGGCGCTGCGCGTCGGCCGGCTCAGCCTCGCGCGCCGTCTGATCACCCGCCACCTCGCGAAGCCGGCGCTGTCGCCGGGCATGGTCGCCGACATGCTCGGCGTCTCGGTCCGTTACCTGCATGTCCTGTTCGAAACGACCGGGGCGAGCTTCTCGCAGACCGTCACCGCCCAGCGCCTGAGCGAAAGCCGCAGGCTGCTGTCCGAAAAGCCGCCGCGGCCGATCGCCGATGTCGCCCTCACCTGCGGGTTCGGCAGCCTCGCAACCTTCTACCGGATCTTCAGCGCGTCCGAGGGTCTGACCCCCGGCGAATACCGCGCCGCGGGGCTCTAG
- a CDS encoding TfoX/Sxy family protein, with protein MDREFLTDLFVDFGPVTLRRMFSGYGISADGTNFALALRAGLYFRADEVTIPQFEAEGCGPFQYQTSSKTVTVNSYWQLPARLFDDAEGLAVWARSALGAAQRAALHKRPRKRPAARKAKAPTKKAASKRVAAKKPGARKLSVKKTRVPGKRSSS; from the coding sequence ATGGACCGTGAATTTCTCACCGACCTGTTCGTCGATTTCGGCCCGGTCACGCTGCGCCGGATGTTCTCCGGCTACGGCATCTCGGCCGACGGCACCAATTTCGCGCTCGCCTTGCGGGCCGGGCTCTACTTCCGTGCCGACGAGGTGACCATCCCGCAATTCGAGGCGGAGGGCTGCGGGCCGTTCCAGTACCAGACGAGTTCGAAGACGGTCACGGTGAACTCCTATTGGCAGCTGCCGGCGCGGCTGTTCGACGATGCCGAGGGGCTTGCGGTCTGGGCGCGCTCGGCGCTCGGCGCCGCCCAGCGCGCCGCGCTGCACAAGCGGCCACGGAAACGACCGGCTGCGCGAAAGGCGAAGGCGCCGACGAAGAAGGCTGCAAGCAAGAGGGTTGCGGCGAAGAAGCCCGGCGCGAGAAAGCTTTCAGTCAAGAAGACGCGTGTGCCCGGGAAACGGTCGTCGTCCTGA
- a CDS encoding iron-sulfur cluster assembly accessory protein, translating to MTQVSPTPAKPKRPRPQVMRLTDAAAERITELTKRADSEIVGLRVGIKNGGCAGQSYTVEYAHEIRPTDEVVEDKGVKILVDPKAVLFLLGTEMDYVADKMQAQFVFNNPNQVSACGCGESVQLKPATV from the coding sequence ATGACCCAAGTTTCACCAACCCCAGCCAAGCCGAAGCGGCCGCGCCCGCAGGTCATGAGGCTGACCGATGCCGCGGCGGAGCGGATCACCGAGCTGACCAAGCGCGCCGATTCCGAGATCGTCGGGCTGCGCGTCGGCATCAAGAATGGCGGCTGCGCCGGACAATCCTACACCGTCGAATATGCCCACGAGATCCGTCCGACCGACGAAGTCGTCGAGGACAAGGGCGTCAAGATCCTGGTCGATCCGAAGGCCGTGTTGTTCCTGCTCGGCACCGAGATGGATTACGTCGCCGACAAGATGCAGGCCCAGTTCGTGTTCAACAACCCGAATCAGGTCTCTGCCTGCGGCTGCGGCGAATCGGTGCAGCTGAAGCCGGCCACGGTCTGA
- a CDS encoding AraC family transcriptional regulator has protein sequence MYTWSTEQVDPRDRFDYWREVRAKGLFGVTAELEPEHRRNFFGEFSLRKLGDAGLVELRASPYRVERGAGDIADARSDSLCVYQQLGGGGWFGGARLDEFAVRDGMFATSYSDLPYRTVPLHDDGFHLRIIKIPVTNIVPPGAELGELVPRPVQDETALQPLLESCFRDLVEGNDTTAPDPAPMVQALAHIALIERGIMRPKSRLAQQALRTAHLSLARRLIRRHLPDAALAPTLIAGLLGISVRHLHILFEETEMSFSETVTALRLAQSRRLLREQSGRTIAEVAFACGFESLATFYRLFSASESMTPGDYRARLA, from the coding sequence GTGTACACATGGTCCACTGAGCAAGTCGATCCCCGGGATCGCTTCGACTATTGGCGCGAGGTGCGTGCCAAGGGGTTGTTCGGCGTCACCGCGGAACTCGAGCCCGAGCACCGCCGCAACTTCTTCGGCGAGTTCTCGCTGCGCAAGCTCGGCGATGCCGGCCTGGTCGAGCTGCGGGCCTCGCCCTACCGGGTCGAGCGGGGCGCGGGCGACATCGCCGACGCCCGCAGCGACAGCCTGTGCGTCTACCAGCAGCTCGGCGGCGGCGGCTGGTTCGGCGGCGCACGGCTTGATGAATTCGCGGTGCGCGACGGCATGTTCGCGACCAGCTATTCGGACCTGCCCTATCGCACCGTCCCGCTGCACGACGACGGCTTCCACCTGCGCATCATCAAGATCCCGGTGACGAACATCGTGCCGCCGGGCGCCGAGCTCGGCGAACTCGTCCCGCGGCCGGTGCAGGATGAGACTGCGCTGCAGCCGCTGCTGGAATCATGCTTCCGCGACCTTGTCGAAGGCAACGACACGACGGCGCCGGACCCGGCCCCGATGGTGCAGGCGCTGGCCCATATCGCGCTGATCGAGCGCGGCATCATGCGGCCAAAGAGCCGGCTCGCACAGCAGGCGCTGCGAACCGCCCATCTGTCGCTGGCGCGCCGCCTGATCCGGCGGCATCTGCCCGACGCGGCGCTGGCGCCAACCCTGATTGCCGGCCTGCTCGGCATCTCGGTCCGTCACCTGCACATCCTGTTCGAGGAGACGGAGATGAGCTTCTCGGAGACCGTCACCGCGCTCCGGCTTGCACAAAGCCGCCGCCTGCTCCGCGAGCAGTCCGGGCGGACCATCGCCGAGGTCGCCTTCGCCTGCGGCTTCGAGAGCCTTGCGACGTTCTACCGCCTCTTCAGCGCCTCCGAATCGATGACGCCGGGCGACTACCGGGCCCGATTGGCCTGA
- a CDS encoding autotransporter domain-containing protein — translation MIGIGGRLTMWRGALLGSASLIALSSAAEAAVYCTGVGTANVLCDAAHPSDGGLNTVLRGDLTVNINAGAGITTRGVTASSSGNLTVNHNDPAGITALQLYNGIGLSALGTITYTGSADVTADGYAITARIGNGLTSITQTAGTIRGGTGIQAVGSGPNASVNINSIGSRIVAGQAIFVVTDGSQSDVTIATGAVTGITTQAGGAIYVRMGQSLNTARNLSVTTNGAIVGGIYLQNGGVGTVDLTTNASVSGNITVEGNNSANANAFTVKLNQDVSGSVSLQNYGTGTTTVRTHGITGGTLSVSAAGGANNSLVVDGNIARGSGPDTAYYGALASVAFSAASGTNTATFNGDISGTFDTRTSPSKSAGGSVAGLSAALGSTSSNGSATLNANGSIAITGMTRSGSVANVTGAALSAFGEVPVDFNLHGAVTATSISDTVSRVVGVSVGQNNLSTVRLTADGAVTATAIGAGSTATGINASGSSFAPSNINTGILTVHANGDVSATSDGGATGIGLSRGSTRFAALTAGLGGIDLDTKGTVSATSASAAAIGISGVMVNGADNAATLALRAEGNVIASGTAAGSYGIFAQRDGLGDIRIDALAGVQSSGVGIAASRSTPGNIFITTGTSVTGTTGITTSGGTTTLIANGIITGTGGTAVQFGGTNDVLQVQSGAVFNGNIVGSGTSIVQFGGTTASSFDLSKLGSGFANFGILAGSNWSFTGNSNFAGSVNVDSVFILNGAMPNASVTVGPNGTLGGNATIGNTVISGTLSPGNSPGTITMASLTMTAAATYLVQVTNTISDKAIVTGTANIAGNVIVQPLERITRKTTYTIVNAGTLSGTFGSASLLLANNLARNPVLSYVGNDVLLSVDPGLLSPILPANAGINHRSVAGAIDNGLLGGANLSNAFSAIFNLSGDNLLNGLTQLSGESAAGSQQTTFNAMNQFMGTMLDPFIDGRGATAMPAGATPYADDNSLAYAAKHPTSDAAAAIYHKAPIAQGYDPRWSMWAAAYGGSQSTDGNTALGSNNTTSQVFGTAIGADYRFSPNTIAGFALAGGGTNFSVANSGGGRSDLFQAGAFIRHNVGAAYLAGALAYGWQDVTTDRTVTVGSIDRLRAEFKANAWSGRAEGGYRFVAPWIGGIGLTPYAAGQFTTFQLPSYAEQAIVGANTFALATNAKSVTDSRSELGLRADKSFALSDSVLTLRGRAAWAHDFNPDRSIAATFQTLPGASFVVNGAAQARDSALTTASAELKWANGWSALASFEGEFSNVTRSYAGKGVVRYAW, via the coding sequence ATGATCGGCATCGGCGGCAGGCTGACGATGTGGCGCGGCGCGCTGCTCGGCTCGGCGTCGTTGATCGCGCTGAGCTCCGCGGCCGAGGCTGCGGTCTACTGCACGGGCGTCGGCACCGCCAACGTGCTCTGCGACGCCGCCCATCCGTCGGACGGCGGGCTCAACACGGTTTTGCGCGGTGATCTCACGGTCAACATCAACGCCGGCGCCGGGATCACGACCCGCGGCGTGACCGCGAGCAGCAGCGGAAACCTCACTGTCAATCACAACGACCCCGCCGGCATCACGGCGCTCCAGCTGTACAACGGCATCGGACTCTCCGCCCTCGGCACGATCACCTACACGGGATCTGCCGACGTCACCGCCGACGGGTACGCGATCACTGCCCGGATCGGCAACGGTCTGACCTCCATTACGCAGACCGCCGGCACGATCAGGGGCGGCACCGGCATCCAGGCCGTGGGCAGCGGACCGAATGCCAGCGTCAACATCAACTCGATCGGCAGCCGGATCGTGGCCGGTCAGGCAATCTTCGTCGTGACCGACGGCAGCCAATCCGACGTCACGATCGCGACAGGCGCAGTCACCGGTATCACAACCCAAGCCGGCGGCGCGATCTACGTCCGGATGGGACAGAGCCTTAATACTGCACGCAACCTTTCCGTCACCACCAACGGCGCGATCGTCGGCGGCATCTATCTCCAGAACGGCGGCGTCGGGACCGTCGACCTCACCACCAATGCGAGCGTCTCGGGCAACATCACCGTCGAGGGCAACAATTCGGCCAATGCCAACGCGTTCACGGTGAAGCTCAACCAGGATGTCAGCGGCTCCGTGAGCTTGCAGAACTACGGCACTGGGACCACGACGGTCCGAACGCACGGCATCACGGGTGGGACACTTTCGGTGTCCGCCGCCGGCGGCGCCAACAACAGCCTTGTCGTGGACGGCAATATTGCCAGGGGAAGCGGCCCCGATACGGCCTACTACGGCGCCCTGGCGTCCGTCGCTTTCTCTGCGGCCAGCGGCACCAACACCGCGACCTTCAATGGCGATATTTCCGGAACCTTCGACACCAGGACTTCGCCCTCCAAATCGGCCGGTGGCAGCGTCGCAGGCCTATCGGCCGCGCTGGGCAGTACATCCAGCAATGGATCGGCGACACTGAACGCCAATGGATCGATTGCGATCACCGGCATGACAAGGTCCGGCTCCGTCGCAAATGTGACGGGGGCCGCCTTGTCGGCCTTCGGCGAGGTCCCGGTCGACTTCAACCTGCACGGCGCCGTGACGGCCACGTCGATCAGCGACACCGTGTCGAGAGTCGTCGGCGTCAGCGTGGGACAAAACAATCTGAGCACAGTCCGGTTGACCGCCGACGGCGCCGTGACGGCGACCGCGATCGGCGCTGGCAGCACCGCCACCGGCATCAACGCCTCAGGCAGCAGCTTTGCTCCGAGCAACATCAACACCGGCATCCTCACCGTTCACGCCAATGGCGATGTGAGCGCGACCTCGGATGGCGGCGCGACCGGCATCGGGCTGAGCCGCGGCAGCACCAGATTCGCGGCCTTGACCGCGGGACTCGGCGGCATCGATCTCGACACCAAGGGGACCGTGAGCGCCACCTCGGCAAGCGCGGCGGCGATCGGCATCAGCGGCGTCATGGTGAATGGCGCCGACAACGCCGCGACGCTGGCGCTGCGCGCCGAAGGCAACGTGATTGCGAGCGGCACGGCGGCCGGCAGCTACGGCATCTTCGCCCAGCGCGACGGTCTCGGCGATATCAGGATCGATGCGCTCGCCGGCGTGCAGAGCTCAGGTGTCGGCATTGCCGCATCGCGCTCGACACCGGGCAACATCTTCATCACGACCGGGACATCAGTCACCGGCACCACCGGCATCACGACGTCGGGCGGCACCACCACCTTGATCGCGAACGGCATCATCACCGGCACCGGCGGCACCGCCGTCCAGTTCGGCGGCACCAACGATGTGCTGCAAGTCCAGTCCGGCGCCGTGTTCAACGGCAACATCGTCGGCAGCGGCACAAGTATCGTACAGTTCGGCGGAACCACCGCGTCGAGTTTCGACCTGTCGAAACTTGGCAGCGGCTTCGCCAATTTCGGGATTCTCGCCGGCTCGAACTGGAGCTTTACCGGCAACTCGAACTTTGCCGGGTCTGTCAACGTCGACAGCGTGTTCATCCTCAACGGCGCGATGCCGAATGCAAGCGTCACGGTCGGCCCGAACGGCACGCTCGGCGGCAACGCCACCATCGGCAACACTGTGATCAGCGGCACGCTGTCGCCCGGCAATTCGCCGGGGACCATCACGATGGCGAGCCTGACCATGACCGCGGCGGCGACTTATCTGGTGCAGGTCACCAACACGATCAGCGACAAGGCGATCGTGACGGGCACCGCTAACATCGCTGGCAACGTCATCGTGCAGCCGCTCGAACGGATCACCAGGAAGACCACCTACACCATCGTCAATGCGGGAACGCTGAGCGGCACGTTCGGCTCGGCAAGCCTGTTGCTCGCCAACAACCTCGCGCGCAATCCGGTGCTGAGCTACGTCGGCAACGACGTGCTGCTGTCGGTCGATCCCGGCCTGCTCTCCCCGATCCTGCCGGCCAATGCCGGCATCAATCACAGGAGCGTCGCGGGTGCGATCGACAACGGCCTGCTCGGCGGCGCCAATCTCTCCAACGCCTTCAGCGCGATCTTCAACCTGTCGGGAGACAATCTCCTGAACGGCCTGACCCAGCTCTCGGGCGAGAGCGCGGCCGGATCGCAGCAGACCACGTTCAACGCCATGAACCAGTTCATGGGTACGATGCTCGATCCCTTCATCGACGGCCGCGGCGCGACGGCGATGCCGGCCGGCGCCACGCCCTACGCAGATGACAATTCCCTGGCCTACGCAGCAAAGCATCCGACCAGCGACGCCGCCGCTGCGATTTATCACAAGGCGCCGATCGCGCAGGGCTACGATCCGCGCTGGAGCATGTGGGCAGCGGCCTACGGCGGCTCACAGTCCACCGACGGCAACACGGCGCTCGGCTCGAACAACACCACCAGCCAGGTGTTCGGCACCGCCATTGGCGCCGACTACCGCTTCTCGCCGAACACGATCGCCGGCTTTGCGCTCGCTGGCGGCGGCACCAATTTCAGCGTCGCCAACAGCGGCGGCGGCCGCTCCGACCTGTTCCAGGCGGGCGCCTTCATCAGGCACAATGTCGGCGCTGCGTACCTTGCCGGTGCGCTGGCCTATGGCTGGCAGGACGTCACGACGGATCGCACCGTGACGGTCGGGAGCATCGATCGCCTGCGTGCCGAGTTCAAGGCCAATGCGTGGTCGGGCCGCGCCGAGGGCGGCTACCGCTTCGTCGCGCCATGGATCGGCGGCATTGGCCTGACGCCCTATGCCGCCGGCCAGTTCACGACGTTCCAGCTTCCGAGCTATGCCGAGCAGGCGATCGTCGGCGCCAACACCTTTGCGCTGGCCACCAACGCCAAGAGCGTCACCGACAGCCGCAGCGAGCTCGGCCTGCGCGCCGACAAATCCTTCGCGCTCTCGGATTCAGTTCTGACGCTGCGCGGCCGCGCCGCCTGGGCGCATGATTTCAACCCGGACCGCAGCATCGCCGCGACATTCCAGACCCTGCCCGGCGCGAGCTTCGTCGTGAACGGAGCGGCGCAGGCCCGTGACTCCGCCCTCACGACGGCCTCCGCCGAACTGAAATGGGCCAACGGCTGGTCGGCGCTCGCAAGCTTCGAAGGCGAGTTCTCCAACGTGACCCGCTCCTATGCCGGCAAGGGCGTGGTCCGCTATGCATGGTAA
- a CDS encoding GGDEF domain-containing protein → MVKLLDEHERTLAFAEVALGQIRSLRQTAVPRNYEIWYVYATGYNAPLNKVINETLARSGKLNESDLEQIYETYLSHIKTSDRIDKVGARVIGEIDAVMKLITDALGVSATYDASLVGASDRLSTATTRDQIKTIVEGVAKSTQEMRQTNQALENRLALSKSEINELQHSLEAIRAESLTDPLTGLGNRKYFDRSMDMAVQAALASSEPLSLLMFDIDHFKSFNDSYGHLTGDQVLRLVAQSLKQTIKGQDITARYGGEEFAVVLPNTALRQALTVADHIRRAVMAKELKKKSTGEILGRVTISVGVSMLKPADDTDSLIERADACLYAAKRAGRNRVICEADPEFSAESQTRVA, encoded by the coding sequence GTGGTCAAGCTGCTGGACGAGCACGAACGTACGTTGGCCTTCGCTGAAGTCGCGCTTGGCCAGATCCGCTCGCTTCGCCAGACCGCCGTTCCCCGCAATTATGAGATCTGGTACGTCTACGCGACCGGATACAACGCGCCGCTCAACAAGGTCATCAACGAGACGCTGGCGCGCAGCGGCAAGCTCAACGAATCCGATCTCGAGCAGATCTACGAAACCTACCTTTCGCACATCAAGACCTCGGACCGCATCGACAAGGTCGGGGCGCGCGTCATCGGCGAGATCGATGCCGTCATGAAGCTGATCACCGACGCGCTCGGCGTGTCCGCGACCTACGACGCCAGCCTCGTCGGCGCCAGCGACCGCCTCTCGACCGCGACGACCCGCGATCAGATCAAGACCATCGTCGAGGGCGTCGCCAAGTCGACGCAAGAGATGCGCCAGACCAATCAGGCGCTGGAGAATCGGCTCGCGCTGTCAAAGTCGGAGATCAACGAGCTGCAACACAGCCTCGAGGCGATCCGCGCCGAGAGCCTGACCGATCCGCTCACCGGCCTGGGCAACCGGAAATATTTCGACCGCTCGATGGACATGGCGGTGCAGGCCGCGCTGGCCAGCAGCGAGCCGCTGTCGCTGCTGATGTTCGACATCGACCACTTCAAGTCGTTCAACGATTCCTACGGCCATCTCACCGGCGATCAGGTGCTGCGGCTGGTGGCGCAATCGCTGAAGCAGACCATCAAGGGCCAGGACATCACCGCCCGCTACGGCGGCGAGGAATTCGCTGTCGTGCTGCCCAACACCGCGCTGCGCCAGGCGCTGACGGTCGCTGACCATATCCGCCGCGCCGTGATGGCCAAGGAGTTGAAGAAGAAGTCGACCGGCGAGATCCTCGGCCGGGTCACGATCTCGGTCGGCGTCTCCATGCTGAAGCCTGCCGACGATACGGATTCGCTGATCGAGCGCGCCGACGCCTGCCTCTACGCCGCCAAGCGCGCCGGCCGCAACCGCGTGATCTGCGAAGCCGACCCGGAATTCAGCGCCGAGAGCCAGACCCGCGTGGCGTGA
- a CDS encoding TetR/AcrR family transcriptional regulator: MSKKMIKPGPDLLTQVNQAFLDYGYGGLSMVGLAKACGFTQRALYYYFSNKEEAFRAVIAWRHVEDVALALEAGRSVRAKGGGALDIFATILDVRYGETRRRVTASPHTVELNAEAFRRCRDLMIKSAVSFQADLENLVIELQAARLLKLNGEFTAAQIAQALADGGRAVNQALPPIARDGFSARYRQMCAMVLYGCAVMPKRR; this comes from the coding sequence ATGTCGAAGAAGATGATCAAGCCTGGACCCGACCTGCTGACGCAGGTCAACCAGGCTTTTCTCGACTACGGCTATGGCGGGCTGTCGATGGTCGGGCTGGCCAAGGCCTGCGGCTTCACGCAGCGCGCGCTGTATTACTATTTCAGCAACAAGGAAGAGGCGTTTCGCGCCGTGATCGCCTGGCGCCACGTCGAGGACGTCGCTCTTGCACTGGAGGCCGGCCGATCGGTTCGGGCAAAGGGCGGCGGCGCGCTGGATATCTTCGCGACGATACTCGACGTCCGCTACGGCGAGACGCGGCGCCGCGTCACCGCTTCGCCGCACACCGTCGAGCTCAATGCCGAGGCCTTCAGGCGCTGCCGCGATCTGATGATCAAATCCGCCGTCTCGTTCCAGGCTGATCTGGAAAATCTGGTGATCGAATTGCAGGCTGCACGGCTGCTGAAGCTGAACGGCGAATTCACCGCGGCGCAAATCGCGCAGGCGCTTGCCGATGGTGGACGCGCGGTCAACCAGGCACTGCCGCCGATCGCCCGGGACGGCTTTTCGGCCCGCTACCGCCAGATGTGCGCGATGGTGCTCTACGGCTGCGCCGTGATGCCGAAGCGCAGGTAG